In the Candidatus Poribacteria bacterium genome, one interval contains:
- a CDS encoding sulfatase-like hydrolase/transferase, producing the protein MAVKAPNILWVCTDQQRYDTIGALGNPYVSTPHVDGLVTEGVAFTHAYCQSPICTPSRASFLTGMYPSATHAIRNGNDFFPEAYPLVTRTLADSGYDCGLIGKLHLASAYRRVEPRTDDGYRYWQYSHAPRDDWQEGHDYADWVRSKGYILGELNRDPKGVPAELHQTTWCAEKTIEFIREERDCPWLASVNIYDPHPPFNPPQTHREQFDPTEMPAPLFRDSDVEQQTRLQAVDFQSKVRTPDELDIRSPILPQTPRQEADAAGLRDAKTLKAAYYAMIQLIDEQFGRILETLDETGQRENTVIIFTSDHGETLGDHGLIQKGCRFYEGLVRVPLIFSWQGQFASGLKSDALVELVDKTPTLLELAGLAVPEGMHGKSLLPILRGEVDANHHRDFVRCEYYDAVDLPDHSFATMYRDKRYKLVVYHGHQEGELYDLIDDPDEFDNLWHVPAKQDIKLELLKRSFDASMFAMDRGPRRVGPM; encoded by the coding sequence ATGGCTGTTAAGGCTCCCAATATCCTCTGGGTTTGCACGGACCAACAGCGTTACGACACAATCGGTGCCTTGGGCAATCCGTATGTGTCCACACCCCATGTTGATGGCTTAGTCACCGAGGGGGTAGCGTTCACGCACGCCTACTGTCAAAGCCCTATCTGTACGCCGAGTCGAGCGAGTTTTCTTACGGGTATGTATCCGAGCGCGACACACGCAATCCGCAACGGAAATGATTTCTTCCCAGAAGCGTACCCGCTTGTGACACGCACCCTCGCAGATAGCGGCTACGATTGTGGACTGATTGGCAAGCTCCATCTGGCGAGTGCCTACCGCCGAGTGGAGCCGCGCACAGACGATGGCTACCGCTATTGGCAATACAGCCATGCACCACGCGATGATTGGCAAGAGGGACACGACTACGCTGATTGGGTTCGTTCAAAAGGATACATACTTGGCGAACTGAATCGGGATCCAAAAGGTGTGCCAGCCGAGCTGCATCAGACGACGTGGTGTGCGGAAAAGACGATCGAGTTCATTCGTGAAGAGCGAGACTGTCCCTGGCTTGCGAGTGTCAATATCTATGATCCGCATCCGCCATTCAATCCACCACAGACACATCGAGAGCAGTTTGACCCAACGGAGATGCCAGCACCACTCTTCCGGGACAGTGATGTAGAACAACAGACCCGATTACAAGCGGTTGATTTTCAATCCAAGGTGCGCACACCGGATGAACTGGATATTCGGAGCCCAATCTTGCCACAAACGCCGCGCCAAGAAGCGGACGCAGCCGGGTTAAGGGATGCCAAGACGCTCAAAGCTGCCTATTACGCGATGATTCAACTGATTGACGAGCAGTTTGGCAGGATCCTTGAAACGCTTGATGAAACAGGCCAACGCGAAAACACCGTTATTATTTTCACCAGTGACCACGGGGAAACGCTTGGCGACCACGGGCTAATCCAGAAGGGTTGCAGATTTTACGAAGGCTTGGTCAGAGTGCCACTGATCTTCTCGTGGCAAGGACAGTTTGCGAGTGGTCTCAAAAGCGACGCGCTCGTTGAACTTGTTGATAAAACACCTACGCTCTTGGAATTGGCAGGTTTAGCAGTGCCTGAAGGGATGCACGGCAAATCACTTCTGCCTATCCTCCGAGGTGAAGTAGATGCAAACCATCATCGTGATTTTGTCCGGTGTGAATACTATGACGCTGTTGATCTACCAGACCATTCTTTCGCAACAATGTACCGGGATAAACGTTACAAATTGGTAGTCTATCACGGACATCAGGAGGGTGAACTCTACGACTTAATTGATGATCCGGACGAATTTGACAATCTCTGGCATGTTCCTGCGAAACAGGACATCAAGTTGGAATTGCTGAAACGGAGTTTTGATGCATCTATGTTCGCGATGGACAGAGGACCGCGGCGAGTGGGACCGATGTAA
- a CDS encoding type II toxin-antitoxin system PemK/MazF family toxin — MNVRDNEVTPVYVSRGEIWQADLHGSIGNEIKYERPVVVVSPDEVGMLPIAIVCPITEWKDYFANNIWHVKLEPDDTNGLTKLSAVDTLQLRSLSTDTRRFLWRRGRISSPGIMDLISIAIAAVTQ, encoded by the coding sequence ATGAATGTGAGAGATAATGAGGTTACACCTGTTTATGTGAGTCGCGGGGAAATCTGGCAGGCGGACCTTCATGGAAGCATTGGTAACGAAATCAAATACGAGCGTCCTGTTGTCGTGGTGAGCCCGGATGAAGTAGGCATGTTACCCATTGCTATTGTTTGCCCAATAACGGAATGGAAAGATTACTTCGCGAATAATATTTGGCATGTGAAGTTAGAACCAGATGACACAAATGGACTCACAAAGTTATCCGCAGTTGATACGCTCCAATTGCGCAGTCTTTCTACTGACACCCGGCGGTTTCTTTGGAGGCGAGGAAGGATATCGTCGCCTGGAATCATGGATTTGATTTCTATAGCAATTGCGGCGGTAACGCAATAA
- a CDS encoding site-specific DNA-methyltransferase, with product MFTLIKEVEDASVDLIVCDGPYGVTEEPWDQISSIQEFNLALIKSFAPKLKEGGALYLFGKPDCIDFIDYRQFLNLRSKIVWYQPSRLAQGRINYTNNYDIICYFIKGKKPRCYNLDAIRVSQLVELEHRNRCENVPSVTNGKFGKTKYNPKGKNPGDVWGDIKQLTYKSKELVSRKALNTIQKPERLIERIVLASSSPGDLVLDPFVGVGTCPVVCKRHQRNFIGFEIEPSFVKMGNERLQECHNRTGVTL from the coding sequence ATGTTTACGCTGATCAAAGAAGTAGAGGATGCCTCAGTGGATCTGATTGTGTGTGATGGACCTTATGGCGTAACGGAAGAACCGTGGGACCAGATTTCCTCAATTCAGGAATTTAATCTTGCACTTATCAAAAGTTTCGCCCCGAAGTTGAAGGAGGGCGGTGCGCTCTATCTATTTGGGAAACCGGACTGCATCGACTTTATAGACTATCGGCAATTTCTGAACCTTCGTTCAAAGATCGTATGGTATCAACCGAGCCGATTGGCACAAGGACGAATCAATTACACCAATAATTACGACATCATCTGTTATTTTATCAAGGGCAAAAAGCCACGGTGTTATAACTTAGATGCTATCAGAGTCAGTCAACTGGTTGAATTAGAGCATCGGAATCGGTGTGAAAACGTGCCGTCCGTAACAAACGGTAAATTTGGTAAAACGAAATACAATCCGAAAGGAAAGAATCCGGGTGATGTCTGGGGAGATATAAAACAACTCACCTACAAGTCCAAAGAGTTGGTAAGCAGAAAGGCACTCAATACAATCCAAAAACCGGAGCGGTTGATTGAACGGATCGTATTGGCAAGTTCATCACCGGGGGACCTTGTTTTGGATCCCTTTGTGGGAGTAGGCACTTGTCCTGTGGTGTGTAAACGACATCAGCGGAATTTCATAGGATTTGAGATTGAACCGAGTTTCGTGAAAATGGGTAACGAACGACTTCAAGAATGCCACAACAGGACAGGCGTAACCTTGTAA
- a CDS encoding WD40 repeat domain-containing protein translates to MNDQKDTQSGLPAGARARLDQGNLTGDIAFSSDGTQLAVACDIGIWVYDVDSGMGLNLLVEHTEYVRCVAYSPDDSGIASGGIDNTVVLWDAIGGLPTATLTGHTDAVRSVAYSADGATVASASTDGTVWLWDASTGEAKDTLKGRADSIRCVRYSPDGRMLAAGTGDDDIILWDAATGKHRATLKGHTHIVDSIAYSPDGEILASGSIDGTVRLWNADERSLITTLTGHSGYVWSVAYAPDGKTVASGGNDNTIRFWDVETGEPKGTLTGHTSSVRSVAYAADGNTFASGSDDHTVLLWNLT, encoded by the coding sequence ATGAACGATCAGAAAGATACACAATCGGGTTTGCCAGCAGGGGCGAGAGCACGTCTTGACCAGGGCAATTTAACTGGAGATATAGCGTTCTCATCAGATGGCACGCAACTCGCTGTCGCATGTGACATCGGTATCTGGGTCTACGATGTAGACAGTGGAATGGGGTTGAACCTCCTCGTTGAGCACACGGAATACGTCAGGTGTGTTGCTTACTCTCCTGATGATAGTGGGATCGCCAGTGGGGGTATAGATAATACAGTCGTCTTATGGGATGCAATCGGTGGGTTGCCCACAGCGACGCTTACAGGACATACGGACGCTGTTAGGAGTGTCGCCTATTCCGCAGATGGGGCGACCGTCGCGAGTGCAAGTACTGATGGTACAGTGTGGTTGTGGGATGCCAGCACAGGGGAGGCGAAAGACACACTCAAAGGACGCGCGGACTCTATCAGATGTGTTAGATATTCTCCTGATGGGCGCATGCTCGCTGCCGGAACCGGAGACGATGATATAATATTGTGGGATGCCGCTACTGGAAAGCACAGAGCCACACTCAAGGGACATACGCATATCGTCGATTCAATTGCGTATTCGCCTGATGGAGAGATCCTCGCGAGTGGAAGTATTGATGGCACGGTTCGTTTGTGGAATGCAGATGAAAGAAGTTTAATAACGACACTTACAGGACATTCGGGCTATGTCTGGAGTGTCGCTTACGCACCTGACGGTAAAACCGTCGCGAGTGGTGGGAATGACAACACCATCCGTTTCTGGGATGTCGAGACGGGAGAGCCTAAAGGGACACTCACAGGGCATACGAGCAGTGTCAGGAGTGTCGCGTATGCTGCGGATGGCAATACCTTCGCTAGCGGAAGCGATGACCACACTGTATTGCTCTGGAATCTTACCTAA
- a CDS encoding DUF1549 and DUF1553 domain-containing protein, with protein sequence MKPRFNVVTTLLVAFSICFAFHLTASSEMEQPASAEVPMVQALKVHPESLALEHARDGRRVLVSGKTRDGAWVDVTPWAVLTPLSQLVKVHEDGYIFPVTVGTTKIAVSVKGVSTELPVTVKSVEAPPVSFVRDVMPVLSHAGCNNGTCHGAAKGKNGFKLSLRGYDPDFDYELLIEDIAGRRFNRAFPEQSLMLLKPTSEVPHKGGQVIVPGNRDYEIIRQWIAEGAIPDVETTKRVERLEVLPDSAELAMPGTKQQLIVIAHYPDGTMRDVTREAKFTSSVNEVAKVTDEGVVTAERRGETAILTRYEGAYSTNGIIVMGDRSGYKWVKTPEYNYIDTQVHNKLKRMKILPSELCTDEEFVRRIYFDLTGIPPTPAQVRSFLADKTASKTKREQLIDALVETPEFVDHWTHKWGDLLQSNRKFLGERGIWLFQQWIHQAIAQNRPYDKFVQDLITATGSTYTNPAANYFRVSREYTAAVENTTQLFLGVRFSCNKCHDHPFEKWTQNQYYELGAFFADVKVKPGQLPGDEVVYANYTAEPVKHPRTLAVVEPSVPFGEIASETEDKREMLAAWLTSEDNPMFARAGVNRVWSYFMGRGIIEPVDDIRTSNPPTNPELLDALTKDFVDSGFDLKHIMKTITRSRTYQQSIKTNKWNKADKINFSHAVARRLTAEQLLDAIGIATGSRPRFEEVPKDFRAVQLPDSKIKDDGFLKLFGRPERETSCECERTTEVSLAHAMNLINGPTVAEALIDPEGRIAQLIKTNQDDRVLVEELYLATFSRLPEKNEYAVAIEHLANAESKEEGAQDLLWALINSPAFLFNR encoded by the coding sequence ATGAAACCCAGGTTTAACGTTGTAACAACACTCCTTGTTGCATTTTCCATCTGTTTCGCGTTCCACCTGACAGCATCAAGTGAGATGGAGCAGCCTGCGAGTGCTGAAGTTCCGATGGTGCAAGCACTGAAGGTTCATCCAGAGTCGCTGGCATTGGAGCACGCGCGTGACGGCAGACGGGTGCTCGTGTCAGGTAAGACAAGAGATGGTGCATGGGTAGATGTAACGCCGTGGGCTGTGCTAACACCGCTTTCGCAGCTTGTAAAGGTGCATGAAGATGGTTATATCTTCCCGGTAACAGTTGGTACAACAAAAATTGCGGTGAGTGTTAAAGGTGTAAGCACCGAACTGCCTGTAACTGTCAAAAGTGTTGAGGCACCACCTGTCAGCTTTGTTAGGGATGTCATGCCAGTCTTGAGCCACGCTGGATGTAACAATGGCACGTGTCACGGTGCAGCAAAGGGCAAAAATGGTTTCAAACTCTCACTCCGCGGCTACGATCCTGATTTTGATTATGAACTCTTGATTGAGGATATAGCTGGACGGCGGTTCAATCGAGCGTTCCCTGAACAGAGTTTAATGTTGCTAAAGCCAACGTCGGAAGTACCGCATAAAGGCGGACAGGTGATTGTCCCAGGAAATCGAGACTATGAAATCATCCGTCAATGGATAGCGGAAGGTGCTATTCCCGACGTTGAGACCACTAAGCGTGTGGAAAGGTTAGAGGTTTTACCCGATTCTGCTGAACTCGCGATGCCCGGTACGAAGCAGCAGCTTATAGTTATTGCTCATTATCCGGATGGAACCATGCGGGATGTCACCCGTGAGGCGAAATTCACAAGTAGCGTCAATGAAGTCGCAAAAGTCACAGACGAGGGTGTGGTGACCGCAGAACGCCGCGGCGAAACCGCTATTCTCACCCGTTATGAAGGTGCCTATAGTACGAACGGCATCATTGTTATGGGTGACAGGAGTGGCTACAAGTGGGTTAAAACGCCTGAATACAACTACATTGATACGCAGGTCCACAATAAACTGAAGCGGATGAAGATTCTGCCTTCTGAACTCTGTACGGATGAAGAGTTTGTGCGGCGTATCTATTTCGATTTAACAGGTATTCCACCGACTCCGGCACAGGTTCGGAGTTTTCTTGCTGATAAAACCGCATCGAAGACAAAACGGGAGCAGCTTATTGATGCCCTCGTTGAAACACCGGAATTTGTCGATCACTGGACCCATAAGTGGGGCGATCTGTTGCAGTCTAACCGTAAGTTCCTCGGCGAGCGCGGAATATGGCTCTTCCAACAGTGGATTCATCAAGCCATCGCCCAGAATCGTCCGTATGATAAGTTTGTACAGGATTTGATTACGGCGACCGGAAGTACCTATACGAATCCGGCAGCGAACTATTTTCGTGTTTCCCGTGAGTATACAGCTGCAGTGGAAAATACAACGCAGCTTTTCTTGGGTGTCCGATTTTCGTGCAATAAATGTCACGACCATCCGTTTGAAAAATGGACGCAGAACCAGTACTACGAACTCGGTGCGTTCTTCGCGGATGTCAAAGTCAAGCCGGGGCAGCTGCCCGGTGACGAGGTTGTCTACGCCAATTATACTGCAGAGCCTGTGAAACATCCGCGAACCTTAGCGGTTGTTGAACCTTCAGTACCCTTCGGAGAAATTGCATCCGAAACTGAGGATAAACGTGAGATGCTGGCAGCTTGGCTCACCTCTGAAGACAATCCGATGTTTGCACGCGCAGGCGTAAACCGTGTCTGGAGTTACTTCATGGGACGCGGGATTATTGAACCTGTAGACGATATCCGTACGAGTAATCCACCCACTAATCCCGAATTACTTGATGCGTTGACAAAGGATTTCGTGGACAGCGGATTTGACCTGAAGCATATCATGAAGACAATCACCCGTTCTCGAACCTATCAGCAGAGCATCAAAACGAACAAGTGGAACAAGGCTGATAAAATTAACTTTTCGCATGCGGTTGCCAGACGCTTGACGGCGGAGCAGCTATTAGATGCTATCGGAATTGCAACGGGGAGCCGACCACGATTTGAGGAGGTCCCGAAAGACTTCCGAGCCGTGCAATTGCCGGACAGTAAGATTAAAGATGATGGATTTTTGAAACTGTTTGGTAGACCTGAGCGCGAAACTTCGTGTGAATGTGAACGCACCACCGAGGTCAGCCTCGCACACGCAATGAATCTCATTAATGGACCGACGGTTGCAGAAGCACTCATCGATCCAGAGGGACGTATCGCACAACTCATTAAAACGAATCAAGATGACCGGGTTCTCGTTGAAGAACTGTACCTGGCAACGTTTTCTCGGTTACCGGAGAAGAACGAATATGCAGTAGCGATTGAACACCTCGCGAATGCGGAATCTAAAGAAGAGGGCGCACAAGACTTGTTGTGGGCGTTAATCAACAGTCCTGCTTTCTTATTCAATCGCTAA
- a CDS encoding DUF1501 domain-containing protein, producing MLSLPQLPGRLCDGFSRREFLRVGGAAMLGISLPQVLSLQANANTTIDPAKPLNGWGKANSVILLFLQGGPSHLDIWDPKPEAPSNIRGEFNPIPTNVPGIQLSETMPRLAQQMDKACLIRSVSYTPAGLFNHTAAMYQMVTGETPDKVAPSGQLDPPSPADHPNAASHIANYRPPDEPMLAAVQLPRPMQESNIIGKGGNAGFLGRAYDPYFLFQDPNQEINLDDLSLRPEVPPVRLKRRKNLLETINAGMPEIDKVADSYALNEYYEKAYNLILSQRARNAFDLSQEPDEMRDKYGRHTFGQSALLARRLVEAGTRFVQVNWPSVANGDPNTTAWDTHATNFGPLKNLHCPKLDSAVSSLLEDLDQRGMLEDTLVLAIGEFGRSPRMGISTSGNSNAPDGRDHWPYCYTGLIAGAGVQGGQVYGKSDATGSTPLENPVHPRDILATVYHTLGIDPHTIVYNHLDQPRELVKGEPIAGIF from the coding sequence ATGTTATCGTTACCACAACTACCCGGACGCTTATGTGACGGGTTCTCACGTCGTGAATTTCTACGTGTCGGTGGTGCGGCGATGCTCGGCATTAGTTTGCCACAGGTATTGTCACTCCAAGCCAACGCGAATACAACGATTGATCCCGCGAAGCCGCTCAATGGCTGGGGGAAAGCCAACTCGGTCATCCTTCTTTTCTTGCAAGGCGGTCCTAGCCATCTTGATATTTGGGATCCGAAACCGGAAGCTCCCTCAAACATTCGTGGTGAATTTAATCCAATCCCGACCAATGTGCCGGGGATTCAGTTGTCTGAGACAATGCCGCGTTTGGCACAACAGATGGATAAGGCTTGTCTTATCCGTTCCGTAAGTTACACGCCAGCGGGACTTTTCAACCACACCGCTGCGATGTACCAAATGGTAACCGGTGAAACGCCGGACAAGGTCGCGCCTTCGGGACAGCTTGATCCGCCGTCACCAGCCGACCATCCGAATGCCGCATCGCATATCGCAAATTACCGTCCACCTGATGAACCAATGCTCGCGGCAGTGCAACTCCCGCGTCCGATGCAGGAAAGCAATATCATCGGTAAAGGTGGAAACGCAGGCTTCCTTGGTAGGGCTTATGATCCGTATTTCCTCTTCCAAGACCCGAATCAGGAGATTAATCTCGACGATTTGAGTTTGCGTCCAGAAGTGCCACCCGTGCGTCTAAAACGGCGTAAAAATCTCCTTGAAACAATCAATGCTGGAATGCCCGAAATTGATAAGGTGGCGGACTCCTATGCCTTGAACGAGTATTATGAAAAGGCATACAATCTCATTCTGTCGCAACGGGCACGCAACGCATTCGATTTGTCTCAAGAACCAGATGAGATGAGAGATAAGTACGGTAGACACACCTTCGGGCAGAGCGCGCTTCTCGCTCGCCGTTTGGTGGAAGCAGGTACCCGTTTCGTACAGGTGAACTGGCCCTCTGTTGCGAACGGTGATCCGAATACGACAGCGTGGGATACACACGCAACCAACTTCGGTCCGCTGAAGAACCTTCACTGTCCGAAGTTAGACAGCGCGGTCTCCTCACTATTAGAAGACTTGGATCAGCGCGGTATGTTAGAGGACACGCTTGTATTAGCGATCGGTGAATTCGGACGCTCGCCGCGGATGGGCATTAGCACCTCCGGTAACAGCAACGCACCTGATGGACGCGATCACTGGCCCTATTGCTATACAGGCTTGATTGCCGGGGCAGGGGTCCAAGGTGGACAGGTTTACGGGAAGTCCGATGCAACAGGCTCAACACCGCTTGAGAACCCCGTACACCCACGCGACATCCTCGCGACAGTCTATCATACACTCGGTATTGACCCGCACACTATCGTGTACAACCATTTGGATCAACCACGCGAATTGGTGAAGGGCGAACCGATTGCTGGGATATTCTAA
- a CDS encoding IPT/TIG domain-containing protein: MPNMLFRQKRWVNSSLSRPLIKQDFLIVAIFFLTISFAHAQVQPTLTAVFPQGGQQGQEMEVTLKGTNLGTATAVWFSGSGITGEIKEKTGQAAVLFNGAGISGRIPADAQLVASLTIAPDAQLGIQQIRIVTPYGVSNARSFVVGNLREVMEAEAEELGSEMETDWLALPVTVNGTIASIDDKDSFTFELKKNARLICEVTAQRIGSLLDSYLVLQDANGTEVANSGLGDGFDSVLDYIALETGKYTLYIRDIRYKGGNGYDYRLSIGELPYLETIFPLGGRRGTENTITVTGANLETVTSIQVSIGAETPAGQQSLRVQTPSGLATNPRPFAIGNWAEMAETEPNNTADKANAVTTPITLNGKIDKSGDVDRFSFEIAEPQLLVFEVEARKLSSNLDALLTLYGPDKPMGEASEEMVSNGEKEQVLMVNDDASSADARIDWNFAEAGKYSITIRDLNNQGGETYPYRLNIRPLEPNCQLSVITLDNRNRPSAMDNPRVSRGGSVTMQVNVVRLDQFKGPIRLLCPDLPKTFDVSPTIIGVGQNQALLTVTAPWDAPLGLMSLSVVGVCAVGNSQIERVANPSPILLTVMDAPEFTLRLAEIGLSAVHNKTVDLHVTADRHGDFVGPIALSVSGLPNRVSAAAVTIAEGETAAMITVKAGTFERREQFSVLPIPGTNYISVNGTATVSGETVKQSTPAIPLTIVEAPFIVTVEPLRFSIVFPATSKGDTATLSNSGTVAIAANPTADTEATENEAPLTKEAMLTLTIVRQGGFTDEITLTPLDVPKGFTTEAATIPANETEVKIPLQALSSLTPETYQFKFRGSATINGKPFEQDSPVLQVKIIH, from the coding sequence ATGCCTAACATGTTATTTCGGCAGAAGAGATGGGTTAATTCGTCGCTTTCTCGTCCCTTAATAAAACAGGACTTTCTCATAGTAGCCATCTTTTTCCTAACGATAAGTTTCGCACATGCACAGGTACAACCTACCCTGACAGCTGTGTTTCCACAAGGTGGTCAACAAGGTCAAGAGATGGAAGTCACGCTCAAAGGGACGAATCTCGGAACGGCAACAGCAGTGTGGTTCAGTGGGAGTGGTATCACCGGAGAAATTAAGGAGAAAACCGGACAAGCTGCTGTCCTCTTCAACGGTGCTGGTATTTCTGGGCGTATTCCTGCTGACGCGCAATTGGTTGCCTCGTTGACGATTGCCCCTGATGCTCAATTAGGTATCCAGCAGATACGCATCGTTACTCCGTATGGTGTTTCCAACGCAAGGAGTTTCGTCGTTGGAAACCTGCGAGAAGTCATGGAGGCGGAAGCAGAGGAATTGGGGTCGGAAATGGAAACCGACTGGCTTGCGCTGCCAGTTACCGTGAACGGCACAATCGCGTCGATTGACGATAAAGATAGTTTCACTTTTGAGTTGAAAAAGAATGCACGGCTTATCTGCGAGGTGACGGCGCAGCGAATAGGTTCACTACTGGATTCCTACCTTGTCCTCCAAGATGCTAACGGCACTGAAGTCGCCAATAGTGGGCTTGGCGATGGATTCGATTCGGTTCTGGATTACATAGCACTTGAAACTGGGAAGTACACGCTTTACATTCGCGATATTCGTTACAAAGGTGGAAATGGGTATGATTATCGGTTGAGTATCGGCGAGCTGCCATATCTTGAGACGATTTTCCCGCTCGGTGGGCGACGCGGCACCGAGAATACAATCACCGTCACTGGTGCGAACCTTGAAACAGTAACATCTATACAGGTTTCAATAGGTGCCGAAACACCGGCAGGTCAACAATCTCTACGAGTACAGACACCCTCTGGATTGGCAACCAATCCCCGTCCTTTCGCTATCGGAAATTGGGCGGAAATGGCAGAAACTGAACCGAACAACACAGCGGACAAAGCGAATGCTGTGACGACCCCGATAACGCTCAACGGGAAAATTGACAAATCTGGCGATGTGGATCGGTTTTCATTTGAGATTGCGGAACCGCAACTCCTCGTTTTCGAGGTAGAGGCACGTAAACTATCGTCAAACCTTGATGCGCTGCTCACGCTTTACGGTCCTGATAAACCGATGGGAGAAGCCTCGGAAGAAATGGTGTCGAACGGTGAGAAAGAGCAAGTCTTGATGGTGAACGACGATGCGAGCAGTGCCGATGCACGCATTGACTGGAATTTTGCGGAAGCTGGAAAGTATTCTATCACCATCCGGGATCTGAACAACCAAGGTGGTGAGACCTATCCGTACCGATTGAACATCCGTCCGTTGGAGCCAAACTGCCAACTCAGTGTAATTACCCTTGACAATAGGAACCGTCCGTCCGCTATGGATAACCCGCGCGTCAGCAGAGGTGGTAGTGTCACAATGCAGGTTAACGTTGTCCGTCTCGACCAGTTCAAGGGTCCAATTCGCCTGCTTTGTCCAGACCTACCGAAAACGTTTGATGTAAGTCCCACTATTATTGGAGTGGGTCAAAACCAGGCACTACTCACAGTGACGGCTCCGTGGGACGCTCCGCTTGGACTGATGTCACTTTCCGTCGTCGGTGTTTGTGCTGTTGGCAATAGCCAGATAGAACGTGTTGCCAACCCCTCCCCGATCCTACTCACTGTAATGGATGCACCGGAGTTCACACTAAGGCTTGCAGAGATCGGATTAAGCGCTGTGCACAACAAAACGGTTGACCTTCACGTGACAGCTGACCGACATGGCGACTTTGTTGGTCCCATCGCGCTATCAGTATCGGGACTTCCAAATCGTGTTTCCGCGGCCGCTGTCACTATTGCTGAAGGCGAAACGGCGGCGATGATTACGGTTAAAGCGGGGACCTTCGAGCGCAGGGAGCAGTTTTCTGTCCTGCCGATACCTGGCACAAATTATATTTCAGTGAATGGAACGGCGACTGTCAGTGGTGAGACAGTGAAACAATCGACCCCTGCTATTCCGTTGACTATTGTTGAGGCACCTTTCATTGTAACGGTAGAACCACTGCGCTTCAGCATTGTCTTCCCGGCAACCTCAAAAGGTGATACAGCCACGCTATCGAATAGTGGTACCGTAGCGATCGCAGCAAATCCGACGGCAGATACTGAGGCTACAGAAAACGAGGCCCCTCTTACAAAGGAAGCGATGTTGACGTTAACGATCGTCCGACAGGGCGGCTTCACAGATGAAATCACGCTGACACCGCTTGATGTACCGAAAGGCTTCACCACGGAGGCGGCTACCATCCCGGCGAACGAGACCGAGGTCAAAATTCCATTACAGGCGCTCAGTTCTTTAACGCCAGAGACATACCAGTTTAAATTTCGCGGTTCTGCGACGATTAACGGTAAACCCTTTGAGCAGGATAGTCCTGTTCTTCAGGTAAAGATTATTCATTAG